The nucleotide window CGCACCGGTTAAAACCGCCGCTGAATTGGCGACGGTGAAAACCCAGGTCGCGGCTGAACTCGATCGCGTAAAGGCGTTGATTGAAGCCGACGCACAGCGGCGCGCCGAGGGCTGAGCCCGTTGGTCTCTCCCCACAAAAAAGGCCCGACTTAAGTGTCGGGCCTTTTTTGTGCAACGCGTGGGCAGTCCGGTTGAGGGAAGCGGTTTAGTGCTTTACGTGGACGGTTTCGCCTTTGGGCTGGCCGATTTGGGCGAGCAGCGTTCCGAACCAGGGTGCGGTGGTGTCGAAGGGCTTGCCGCCTTTGATGCGGGGGAACTCGATGGCGCGCAGGATGCCGCCTTGGTCTTCGTCATGGCCGATCACGCCGCTCTCGCGGCGCAGGGCGCATTCCACGGCGAGGTCGGTGCAGCTCTTGATCAGCCGCAGGTCGGCATTGTTGGCTGCGGCGGCGCGGGCGAAATACCCGCTCTTTTGCACGAGGACTTTTTCGGCGCCCAGCATCTTGGCGAACTGTTCGCCAAACCATTTGCCCGGGTTGATTGCATCGAGTTTCACGTGGCCGAAGGCGTCACGGGGAACCTCTTGGCCCTTGGCCTGCATCTCGGCGATGATCGACTCCACGCCGGCACCTTCGCTAATGAAGATGTTAACGTTATCGACGCGGTCCATGATCGCCTTGAGGCGGGTGGCTTCAGCGGCGAGATCGACCGCCATCTCGGGGATGAACACGGCGTGGACGTCGAGGTTTTCGCGGGAGAGGCCGAGGCCGGGGACAAACTCTTCGCGATCGAGGATCTTGCGGTATTCAGCAGCGGTGGCGGCGGTGAGCCAGCCACAGTTGCGCCCCATGACCTCGTGGATGATGAGCATGCGCGGGTTGGCGTTGTGCTCGGAGACGACGTTGCGGAAATAGCGCGCGCCCTGCTCGGCAGCGGTCCAGGCGCCGAGGGATTGGCGAATGGGGAATACATCGTTGTCGATGGTCTTGGGCAGGCCGATGACGGAGAGGCCGTAGTTGTTTTTGGCGAGGAAGGCGGCGAGATCCGCGGCGGCCGTATTGGTGTCGTCACCACCGATAGTGTGGAGAATGTCCACGCCGTCCTTGATGAGCTGGTCGGCGGCGACTTTTTGCGGGTCCTGACCTTCTTTGACCAAGCCGCGCTTCACGCAGTCTTTGACGTTGGTGAGTTTCACGCGGCTGTTGCCGATGGGGCTGCCGCCGTGCGCATGAAGAATGGAGGCTGAGGCGCGCTCGGCGGGGCCGATTTTGTAGGAGTCGCCCAGCAGCAGGCCTTTGTAGCCACTGTGGTAGGCGATCAGCTCGATGTCGGGGGCGATCTCGGTGTAGCGCTCAATCAGGCCGCCGACGGCGGAGCTGAGGCAGGGGGCGAGTCCGCCTGCGGTAAGGAGGGCGACTTTTTTCGGGCGGGTGGGAGAGGTGGGCGTGTTGCTCATAGCGATTATAAGAGTGCGGGGAATGGAAGGGGGAGGGAGGCGTCGCCGGCAAGGTGAAAGCATGCCGGCGAAGGCATCGTTATTTGGTCCCCAATGTCAGTCCGATCACATCGGCGGCGTGGTAACTGGAGCCTTCAGCAGGGAAGAACCGCGCCAGGTGCGCGACGTCGTGACCGGCGGTGATCATCGGCGGCTCGACGTGGTTTTTGTAGGTTTGGCCAAGGCCGACGGTGGCGAGAAGGCAGTTGCAAAGGCACTTCCGGTTGGTGGTGGCGTCCTCGGTTCCCCCTTTGCGTAGGAAGTTGCCTACGGGTTCACCTCCGCAGCGGTAGCCGACGGCACCGTCTGGCTGGGTGTAGACTTCGCGCAAATACCCGAGGTCGCAGATGCGCGGGCGATCCTCGTAGCAGCTGGGGTTAGATAAGGTTTTGGGGTGATTAAGGACCTTGAAGGGAAAACCCGTTGGCGAGGCGAAGGGATCAGTGAATATTTGAGTGAGCCCGAAACGCACCAATTCGCCCACCTCTTGTTTGAGCTGGGAACCCATGCCAGACTCTTCACAGAAGGCGAAGGCGGTGCCAATCTGTACGCCAACGGCGCCCTGTTGCTGGGCTTCTGCTAGGCGTTCGGGCGTGGCGTGGGCACCTGCAATCCAGAAGGGTAACCCGAGAGCGCGGATCTTGGCCACGTCGGGCAGATCCCGCTCTCCGTAGAGCGGCTCGCCCTTGGCTGTGAGTTGCAGCGGACCTCGCGGCGGGGCGTTGTGGCCGCCGGCGGCCTCGGTCTCGACCACAAACCCATCGACTTGGCCGGAGGATTTGCGCGCGAGCGTCATCGCCAAGGTGGCGGAGCTGACGATGGCCAAAAAGCGCGGGCGTTTTAAGGCCGGAACAGGGGCTTTGAGGAACTCAGCCGGGTCAAACGAGCTAAAGGCCTCGACGGGCGCTTGCTCGGGGCTGACGGGGGCGGTGACGTCGATCTTGAGTTTGGCTGCCTCACCGCGGGAAAACTGGTCGAGCACCCCGGGTATGGCGCGGGGGATGCCGGCGCCCATGAGCACATAATCCACGCCGGCCAGCATCGCGCCGTACAGCGAGGGCAGGGTGGGGAGCTGGATTTTCTCAAGTAGGTTGATGCCCACGACGCCGGCGTGGTTTTCCTTGGCGAGAAAAACCTCCACGAAATTGGCGATCACCGTGAGCTCGTTGAAGGATGGGCTCGAGGTGAGCGTAGGCATCTCGACGGACTTGAAGGGTTTGTCGGCCGGCTTGCCTCCGGGGACGAACCAGTCGTTGAGCACCCGATCGGCCATGGCGGGAATGGGGAAGTGCGAGAGCGCCCGGCGCATGTCACCGGCGAGGTCACCGAGCTGGAGGCGGCGCGAGAGAACGACGGCCAAAAGGGTGCCGGAAACGACACCGAGTTGCCCTTGTTGCGAAACGGCGCGGGCGAGCGTCCAGTTGGAGACTCCGACGCCCATCCCTCCTTGAATAATGATCGGCAGTGACATAGCCAAACACTCAACCGGCGAGAGCCGGCGCATGAAAGGTGCATTTGCCTCCAGCCGGCAGTGTGATGGAGTCTGAATCGTGCCTATTCGATCGGCTTATAGTGGCGGAAGGAGGGAACCTTCAGTCGCTGGCTCTGCGTTACGCTTCAGTTTGAAAAAAGCTTGGATGAGCGTGCGGCATTCCTCTTCGAGCACTCCCCCGGCGGTGATTTCGAGGTGGTGGTTGACGCGTGGCAGGGCGTTCAAATCGGTTGCGCCGCCCAAGCAGCCCATTTTGGGGTCGGGCACCGCATAACAAACGCGCTTGAGCCGGGACATGAGGGTGGCCCCGGCGCACATCGGGCAGGGCTCTTTGGTGACGTAGAGGGTGCAGTCCTCAAGGCGCCAGTTGCCCAGCTTGGCGGCAGCTTGGGTGATGGCCAAAACCTCCGCGTGGGCGGTCGGGTCTTGGGCGCTTTCCACGGTGTTGTGGGCGAGCGCGATGACCTCGCCGCCGTGCTCGATGACGCAGCCGATGGGCACTTCGTCGCGCCGCCACGCGTCGATCGCCTGGTTGTAGGCGAGGCTCATGAAAAACGTGTCGTCACGCGAAAGCTGCGAGGGGAAACGCTTTTCAAACGGACACTCTTGAGGGCGGGAGGATGGCATGGTGGCGGCAATGTGAACGGTGCGCCACAAGCGGCGTGCCGAGGAAAAACTTGACTAAGGCGGACGAAGGGTGGCTTACAAGTAGCTTTTATACACCGAATCGTTCGCATGCTCATACTCGTCCCAGGCCTCGTTGCCGCTTTTAACCATGTCTGAATCCTCTGACGGCAAATCCATTGAAGTTGAAGGCAAGGTCGTCACCGTGCTTCCGGGGACGATGTTCAAAGTCCAGCTCTCCAACGGGCACATCGTTCTCGCCCATATCTCGGGCAAGCTACGCAAAAACTTCATCAAAATCGCCGCCGGCGACGGCGTGAAGATGGAGATGAGCCCCTACGATTTGGAGAAGGCGCGCATCACCTACCGCATGAAGGACGTCAACGCCCAGCCCTTCGTTCCCCGTAAGCGCCGCTATTAAAAGCCCGCCTCGCCTCAGTCCGACTTTTTCCATCGACGCCGTCATTTCGACGGCGTCTTTTTTTTGCCCGTGCCCGACTCATCTTCCGCTCCCTACAAGCCCCATCTTGGTCTGCCCTCTGGGCTCGACGAGCCGATCCGTGATTTTGGCAACTCGCTCACCCTTGAGCGGGGGCGTTCGGATCGAACGCTTGAGGCCTATGAAAGCGACCTGCGCCAGTGCGCGGCACATCTGGCACGGGCGGGTGTTAAAACATGGCAAGCCGCCACGGCCGATCAGGTGCGCGAGTGGCTCTATACGCTGAGCACCGGGCAAACGTCTGCCGGCGACGACTATACCGAGGCCAGTCTGGCGAGAAAACTCTCTGCGCTCCGGATGTTTGCCCGCCACCTCGTGCGTGAACGGGTGCGTCCCGATGATTTCACCGAGCTGCTCCAGGGCCCCAAGCTCCACCGCAAAATGCCTGGCACGCTCAACGCCGAGGAGATTGACGCTCTGCTGGCCGCGCCCGTAGGCGGCGACGCCCACGCACTGCGCGACCGGGCTATCCTGGAATTATTTTACTCCAGCGGCCTGCGGGTTTCGGAACTGGCCGGACTGATGATCCAGCAGGTGGATTTGGAGTCGGGTTTCCTGCGCGTGTTCGGCAAGGGTTCCAAGGAGCGCGTGGTCCCGGTGGGCGGCAAGGCGGCCGAGGCCCTCGGTGCCTATTTGACCGCTGCCCGCCCCCATTTCGTTAAGCCCAAAACCGGCAGCCAACTCTTCCTCAGTGAGCGTGGGACGGCGATCTCCCGGCAGATGCTCTGGGTGCTGGTCAAAAAATATGCCAAGCAGGCCGGCATCACCAAGACCGTGAAGCCCCATTTATTGCGCCATTCCTTCGCCACTCATTTGCTGACCGGCGGTGCCGACTTACGCGCAATCCAGGAGATGCTCGGGCATGCAAATATTTCAACAACACAGATTTATACTGCTGTTGAGGAGCGTCGGCTGA belongs to Opitutus sp. and includes:
- the infA gene encoding translation initiation factor IF-1 → MSESSDGKSIEVEGKVVTVLPGTMFKVQLSNGHIVLAHISGKLRKNFIKIAAGDGVKMEMSPYDLEKARITYRMKDVNAQPFVPRKRRY
- a CDS encoding pyrophosphate--fructose-6-phosphate 1-phosphotransferase, translating into MSNTPTSPTRPKKVALLTAGGLAPCLSSAVGGLIERYTEIAPDIELIAYHSGYKGLLLGDSYKIGPAERASASILHAHGGSPIGNSRVKLTNVKDCVKRGLVKEGQDPQKVAADQLIKDGVDILHTIGGDDTNTAAADLAAFLAKNNYGLSVIGLPKTIDNDVFPIRQSLGAWTAAEQGARYFRNVVSEHNANPRMLIIHEVMGRNCGWLTAATAAEYRKILDREEFVPGLGLSRENLDVHAVFIPEMAVDLAAEATRLKAIMDRVDNVNIFISEGAGVESIIAEMQAKGQEVPRDAFGHVKLDAINPGKWFGEQFAKMLGAEKVLVQKSGYFARAAAANNADLRLIKSCTDLAVECALRRESGVIGHDEDQGGILRAIEFPRIKGGKPFDTTAPWFGTLLAQIGQPKGETVHVKH
- the xerD gene encoding site-specific tyrosine recombinase XerD, whose protein sequence is MPDSSSAPYKPHLGLPSGLDEPIRDFGNSLTLERGRSDRTLEAYESDLRQCAAHLARAGVKTWQAATADQVREWLYTLSTGQTSAGDDYTEASLARKLSALRMFARHLVRERVRPDDFTELLQGPKLHRKMPGTLNAEEIDALLAAPVGGDAHALRDRAILELFYSSGLRVSELAGLMIQQVDLESGFLRVFGKGSKERVVPVGGKAAEALGAYLTAARPHFVKPKTGSQLFLSERGTAISRQMLWVLVKKYAKQAGITKTVKPHLLRHSFATHLLTGGADLRAIQEMLGHANISTTQIYTAVEERRLIEQHAQFHPRNQGSKKGRVKTP
- a CDS encoding nitronate monooxygenase, producing MSLPIIIQGGMGVGVSNWTLARAVSQQGQLGVVSGTLLAVVLSRRLQLGDLAGDMRRALSHFPIPAMADRVLNDWFVPGGKPADKPFKSVEMPTLTSSPSFNELTVIANFVEVFLAKENHAGVVGINLLEKIQLPTLPSLYGAMLAGVDYVLMGAGIPRAIPGVLDQFSRGEAAKLKIDVTAPVSPEQAPVEAFSSFDPAEFLKAPVPALKRPRFLAIVSSATLAMTLARKSSGQVDGFVVETEAAGGHNAPPRGPLQLTAKGEPLYGERDLPDVAKIRALGLPFWIAGAHATPERLAEAQQQGAVGVQIGTAFAFCEESGMGSQLKQEVGELVRFGLTQIFTDPFASPTGFPFKVLNHPKTLSNPSCYEDRPRICDLGYLREVYTQPDGAVGYRCGGEPVGNFLRKGGTEDATTNRKCLCNCLLATVGLGQTYKNHVEPPMITAGHDVAHLARFFPAEGSSYHAADVIGLTLGTK
- a CDS encoding nucleoside deaminase, giving the protein MPSSRPQECPFEKRFPSQLSRDDTFFMSLAYNQAIDAWRRDEVPIGCVIEHGGEVIALAHNTVESAQDPTAHAEVLAITQAAAKLGNWRLEDCTLYVTKEPCPMCAGATLMSRLKRVCYAVPDPKMGCLGGATDLNALPRVNHHLEITAGGVLEEECRTLIQAFFKLKRNAEPATEGSLLPPL